A part of Chloroflexota bacterium genomic DNA contains:
- a CDS encoding GAF domain-containing protein translates to MNISQGFTKFRDALFEPSDALTHQLDRHRARLFAKLMFGSFLSMTLPAFGFGLGEKMPLTPYYGALIVMLAAYLLSRGIYYRVGAGLITAGLYAMSIWVIFSASSYSTSFVAITLVWMVIPFLITSMFFSVRTTTITTLLAFVSLLCLPLLIPELEYRFLAPTWAFMFTWAVMHAVFMYHTNKLEKGGRSELEHAYQQLQIEIEQHQRTEERLHIAITGSGGAYWDEVLDPEVNFDEQPGSVFYSAEKKALLGYDPNADFPSTALDWNQHVLPEDQPQREQRQRQHFEGQTKYLDYEYRVRRADGEIRWIHGRSRILRDENGAPLRWVGIDWDITKRKHTEAELLHYRAHLEERVHTRTNELQLHARHFELLNEITHTAISALSFQETLQILADRLGELIGADGCYITLWDEATQTATPGAAYGQFRDSYPSYRPKPDEHTLTDSVLSRRKTLVVENAHDSPYLHPNISANFPGHSLLGLPLISSEANLGAALIAFNQPHTFTPDEIERCEQAAGQIALVISKTRALETERAARQRAETLQKAMRSLSSSLELQALFNIILESLREVVIYDSASVQRLSGDILTIIGGHGFPNLPDLIGVQFDLTSDDNPNVEVIKQRKTIMIENAAENYPAFRREPHDKANIHSWMGVPLIARGEMIGMIALDRTESHSFKATDAEMAETFAAQAAIAIQNAQFFEDIQQHAATLEEKVADRTSELQILVNSMVGREVRMADLKEVIVKLRRQLLSAEIEPIADDPLKTGLKFKG, encoded by the coding sequence ATGAATATCAGCCAGGGATTCACAAAATTTCGCGATGCACTATTTGAGCCATCCGATGCGCTAACCCATCAACTTGACCGTCATCGTGCGCGCCTGTTTGCCAAGCTGATGTTCGGCAGCTTTCTTTCAATGACCCTGCCTGCATTCGGTTTTGGCCTGGGCGAAAAAATGCCGCTAACGCCCTATTATGGCGCGCTGATTGTCATGCTGGCGGCCTACTTACTAAGCCGCGGCATCTATTATCGCGTCGGGGCGGGGTTGATTACAGCCGGTTTATATGCGATGAGTATTTGGGTTATCTTCAGCGCATCCAGCTATAGCACCAGTTTTGTTGCCATCACCCTGGTGTGGATGGTTATTCCTTTTCTCATCACCAGTATGTTCTTCAGCGTGCGCACCACCACTATCACTACCCTGCTTGCCTTTGTCAGTCTCTTATGCTTGCCGCTGCTGATCCCCGAACTGGAATATCGTTTTCTGGCGCCAACCTGGGCCTTTATGTTCACCTGGGCCGTGATGCACGCTGTTTTTATGTATCATACGAACAAGCTAGAAAAGGGGGGGCGCTCAGAACTTGAACACGCCTACCAGCAATTGCAAATAGAGATCGAACAACACCAGCGAACCGAGGAACGCCTGCACATTGCCATCACCGGTAGCGGCGGCGCCTATTGGGACGAAGTCTTAGACCCTGAGGTAAATTTTGACGAGCAACCCGGCAGCGTTTTCTACTCGGCTGAGAAAAAAGCCTTGCTGGGCTACGACCCCAACGCCGATTTTCCGAGCACCGCCCTCGATTGGAATCAACACGTTCTCCCCGAAGACCAACCCCAGAGGGAGCAACGCCAGCGTCAACATTTTGAAGGGCAAACCAAGTATCTCGACTATGAATACCGCGTGCGCCGCGCCGATGGCGAAATCCGCTGGATTCACGGGCGCAGCCGCATCCTCCGCGACGAAAATGGCGCGCCGCTGCGCTGGGTGGGCATCGATTGGGATATTACCAAGCGCAAGCACACCGAAGCCGAATTGCTGCACTATCGGGCGCATCTTGAAGAACGCGTCCACACACGCACCAACGAATTGCAATTGCACGCACGTCACTTTGAATTGCTTAACGAAATCACACATACCGCGATCAGTGCCTTGAGTTTCCAGGAAACCTTGCAAATCCTGGCCGACCGCCTGGGCGAGTTAATTGGCGCGGATGGCTGTTATATTACCTTGTGGGATGAGGCTACACAGACCGCGACCCCTGGAGCGGCTTATGGGCAATTCCGTGATTCGTACCCCAGCTACCGCCCCAAACCCGATGAGCACACGCTGACCGATTCGGTCTTATCCAGAAGGAAAACCCTGGTCGTTGAGAACGCGCATGATTCGCCTTATTTACATCCCAATATTTCGGCCAATTTTCCAGGGCATTCGCTATTGGGGCTGCCGTTAATTTCCAGTGAAGCCAATCTGGGGGCGGCGCTGATTGCCTTTAACCAGCCGCACACCTTTACACCCGATGAAATTGAGCGTTGTGAACAGGCCGCCGGGCAAATTGCTCTGGTGATCTCAAAAACCCGGGCGCTGGAAACCGAAAGAGCCGCCCGGCAACGCGCCGAAACCCTGCAAAAAGCCATGCGCTCGCTGAGTTCTTCGCTAGAGTTGCAAGCCTTATTCAATATAATTTTGGAGTCACTGCGCGAAGTGGTAATTTATGATAGCGCCTCTGTGCAGCGGTTGAGCGGCGATATACTCACCATTATTGGCGGGCATGGTTTTCCAAACTTGCCCGACCTGATTGGGGTTCAATTTGATCTCACATCGGATGACAACCCCAATGTAGAAGTGATTAAGCAGCGCAAAACCATCATGATTGAAAATGCTGCCGAAAACTATCCAGCGTTCCGCCGCGAGCCACATGATAAAGCGAATATTCATTCCTGGATGGGGGTTCCACTGATTGCACGCGGTGAAATGATTGGCATGATTGCGCTCGACCGCACTGAATCACATTCTTTCAAAGCAACCGATGCCGAAATGGCCGAAACCTTCGCCGCACAGGCCGCGATTGCCATTCAAAACGCGCAGTTCTTTGAAGATATTCAACAGCACGCGGCCACACTGGAAGAGAAGGTGGCCGACCGTACATCCGAATTGCAAATTTTGGTCAATTCAATGGTCGGGCGTGAGGTGCGCATGGCTGACCTAAAAGAGGTGATCGTCAAATTGCGCAGACAGCTCCTAAGCGCAGAGATAGAGCCGATCGCAGATGACCCCCTAAAAACAGGGTTGAAGTTTAAGGGTTAG
- a CDS encoding PAS domain S-box protein, translated as MKREKSCRPDLMYLHPHRKNSLLWVVVWLLASLGVVSPSLAATHLRVGVYANPPLQSFSEDGIPEGLVIDILETIAHQEGWQLTYVPCIWDECLAMLEAGEIDLLGAIAYTAERTQRFTFNQETLLNNWGQVYTRNDDQLESVLDLEGKRIAILRNDIHASALQNLLASFNIAAQWVETDSYATVFAMTASGDVDAGVVNHFFEMQNADVYGLHPTPIIFNPIEIRFAATKDAQLAILETVDEYLAAAKANNNSFYHTAIDTWFGAPITRFEMPDWARWLAFGISGAALLFLLVSVGLRNQVHAQTRELRASQERLDLAIRGTDVGLWDWNIESGETIVNEKWASMIGYSLDELNPVNMETWNRMTHPDDLAESQRRLETHFSGENEQYDCEIRLRHKDGHWIWVLDRGRVFKRTHDGHPLRMAGTQLEITQRKQAEADLAYNRQLFQALLEQSLDGIGVTNLEGQYILVNPAFCALTGYSDTELLTMQVSDLLPSNDEMVLFPKVQQGESGVRTLRLQRKDGSTFFAEVSGAAITIEGQRLVLGTVRNIDTRIEWEDALRESEEHFRGLSEATFEAIFISEDGICLEQNLAAEQLFGYKVEEALGKKIIDWVSPEDRELVIHNVRTGNQTPYRITALRKNGSTFTCEVRARMMEYRGRNVRVSALRDISQQATAEQTLHRRAEELDALYNTTLDIIAPHELPRLLKTIVRRAIDLLRGTSGGMYLAEEDYQRMRCVVSCNTPKDYTGVTLAYGEGAAGTVAETGEALIIDDYRIWDKRANIYEGEQPFSAIISVPMRWQERIIGVLHVLHDTETRTFNQDDLNLLSAFANQAAIAVENARLLDELHKHAEKLEERVRDRTAELQIMVNAMSGREVRMAGLKKAIQKLREQLIQADIKPAANDPLLEQYSGDSSI; from the coding sequence ATGAAACGGGAAAAATCTTGCCGTCCTGATCTGATGTATCTGCACCCCCACAGAAAAAACTCTCTTTTGTGGGTTGTCGTTTGGCTGCTGGCCTCTCTGGGGGTGGTATCCCCATCGTTGGCGGCTACCCACCTGCGTGTAGGTGTGTATGCCAACCCTCCTTTACAATCTTTCTCGGAGGACGGCATCCCCGAGGGGCTGGTCATCGACATCCTGGAAACTATCGCCCACCAGGAAGGCTGGCAACTCACTTATGTACCCTGCATCTGGGATGAGTGTCTGGCAATGCTTGAAGCAGGCGAAATTGATCTTTTGGGGGCAATTGCATATACGGCAGAACGCACCCAGCGCTTCACATTCAATCAGGAAACCTTGCTCAATAATTGGGGACAAGTTTATACGCGCAATGACGATCAACTGGAATCGGTGCTCGATTTAGAAGGCAAACGCATTGCCATTCTGCGAAATGATATTCACGCCAGCGCGTTGCAAAATTTACTCGCCAGCTTCAATATCGCCGCGCAATGGGTTGAAACCGATAGCTACGCCACTGTATTCGCGATGACCGCCAGTGGCGACGTGGATGCCGGAGTCGTCAACCATTTTTTTGAAATGCAAAATGCGGATGTCTATGGCCTGCACCCCACCCCGATTATTTTCAATCCGATCGAAATTCGCTTTGCGGCCACCAAAGATGCGCAGCTTGCCATTCTCGAAACGGTCGATGAATACCTCGCCGCCGCCAAAGCAAACAATAACTCGTTCTACCACACGGCCATTGATACCTGGTTTGGCGCGCCCATCACCCGGTTTGAAATGCCCGATTGGGCGCGCTGGCTGGCTTTTGGCATTAGCGGCGCAGCCTTGCTGTTCCTGCTCGTCAGTGTTGGGCTGCGGAATCAGGTGCACGCGCAAACCCGCGAATTGCGCGCAAGCCAGGAGCGCCTGGACCTGGCTATTCGCGGCACCGATGTCGGTTTGTGGGACTGGAATATTGAAAGCGGGGAAACGATTGTCAACGAAAAATGGGCCAGCATGATCGGCTATTCGCTCGATGAACTGAATCCGGTCAACATGGAAACCTGGAACCGCATGACGCACCCGGATGATCTGGCTGAATCCCAGCGGCGGTTGGAAACCCATTTTTCGGGGGAGAATGAGCAATATGATTGTGAAATCCGCCTGCGGCACAAGGATGGGCACTGGATTTGGGTGCTAGACCGCGGGCGGGTTTTTAAGCGCACGCACGACGGCCACCCGCTGCGGATGGCCGGTACGCAACTGGAAATTACCCAGCGTAAACAGGCCGAAGCCGATCTGGCTTATAATAGACAACTTTTCCAGGCATTGCTGGAACAATCCCTTGACGGAATCGGTGTAACCAACCTGGAGGGGCAGTATATTCTGGTCAACCCTGCCTTTTGCGCGTTGACCGGCTACAGCGATACCGAATTACTCACCATGCAGGTCAGCGATCTTTTGCCCTCAAATGATGAGATGGTGTTATTTCCAAAAGTCCAACAAGGCGAAAGTGGCGTGCGCACATTACGTTTACAACGCAAAGATGGCAGCACTTTTTTTGCCGAAGTCAGCGGTGCAGCGATCACCATTGAAGGCCAGCGTTTGGTATTGGGCACCGTACGGAATATTGATACGCGTATTGAGTGGGAAGACGCGCTGCGCGAGAGCGAAGAACACTTTCGCGGGTTGTCCGAAGCCACCTTCGAGGCCATTTTTATCTCCGAAGATGGCATCTGCCTGGAGCAAAATTTGGCTGCGGAGCAATTATTCGGTTACAAAGTTGAGGAAGCACTCGGCAAAAAAATTATCGACTGGGTGAGTCCTGAAGATCGGGAACTTGTCATCCACAATGTGCGCACCGGCAATCAAACCCCCTACCGCATCACCGCATTGCGTAAAAATGGCAGCACCTTCACCTGCGAGGTGCGTGCCCGCATGATGGAATATCGCGGCCGCAACGTGCGCGTCAGCGCTTTGCGTGATATTTCCCAACAAGCAACCGCAGAACAAACGCTGCACAGACGCGCCGAAGAACTGGATGCGCTCTATAACACAACCCTGGATATCATTGCGCCCCACGAACTTCCTCGCCTGTTAAAGACCATCGTCCGCCGCGCGATCGACTTGCTCAGAGGCACCAGCGGCGGCATGTATCTCGCCGAAGAAGATTACCAACGAATGCGCTGTGTCGTTAGTTGCAACACGCCCAAAGACTACACCGGTGTTACTCTGGCCTATGGCGAGGGCGCAGCCGGAACTGTTGCCGAGACGGGCGAAGCCTTGATTATTGATGATTATCGTATCTGGGATAAACGCGCAAATATCTATGAAGGCGAACAACCCTTTAGCGCCATCATCAGCGTCCCCATGCGCTGGCAAGAACGCATCATTGGCGTTCTCCATGTGCTGCATGATACGGAAACGCGCACATTCAACCAGGATGACCTGAATTTATTATCTGCTTTTGCCAACCAGGCCGCCATCGCGGTTGAAAACGCCCGCTTGCTCGATGAACTGCATAAACACGCCGAAAAACTCGAAGAACGTGTGCGCGACCGCACTGCGGAATTGCAGATTATGGTGAATGCGATGAGCGGGCGCGAAGTGCGCATGGCCGGGCTAAAGAAAGCCATCCAAAAATTGCGGGAACAACTCATCCAGGCCGACATTAAACCGGCGGCCAACGATCCCTTACTCGAACAATATTCGGGAGATTCTTCTATATGA
- a CDS encoding DUF1080 domain-containing protein, protein MRQKTKPHEVGQGLVEVALIIVLVGVAAMAALSATGTSLQDLYCDVVIGVGGTGGSTCSGALFSDSFENLDNWYVPWGKFSISDGSLFGEKYSAIFAKDFTGDDYTLSIDKANLTQGNGYGVWFRAQNLNKPEGYIFQYDPGYDGGSFLFRKWVDGHELGPFARVKAPGYDWHGEDHQVQIKVEGDTFTAYVDGDEVLSASDSTYTEGTVGLRTWDGTRATFDDITITNP, encoded by the coding sequence ATGCGACAAAAAACGAAACCGCATGAAGTTGGTCAGGGATTGGTGGAAGTGGCCCTGATCATTGTTCTGGTGGGCGTTGCCGCTATGGCAGCCCTATCAGCCACAGGAACCAGTCTGCAAGACCTCTATTGCGATGTTGTTATCGGCGTCGGCGGGACTGGCGGCTCGACCTGTTCGGGCGCGCTTTTTTCAGACAGCTTCGAAAATTTGGATAATTGGTATGTTCCCTGGGGGAAATTCAGCATTTCAGACGGCTCCCTCTTTGGGGAAAAATACAGCGCAATTTTCGCCAAAGATTTCACCGGCGATGATTATACGCTTTCTATCGACAAAGCGAATCTAACGCAGGGCAATGGCTATGGGGTATGGTTCCGGGCGCAAAACCTGAATAAACCCGAAGGCTATATCTTCCAATATGATCCCGGTTATGACGGCGGTTCGTTCCTCTTCCGTAAATGGGTTGATGGTCATGAGCTAGGCCCATTTGCCCGCGTTAAAGCGCCGGGCTACGACTGGCACGGCGAAGATCATCAGGTGCAAATCAAGGTTGAAGGCGATACGTTTACAGCGTATGTCGATGGCGATGAAGTATTATCGGCATCCGACAGCACCTACACAGAAGGCACGGTTGGCCTGCGCACCTGGGATGGCACGCGAGCCACTTTTGACGATATTACAATTACAAATCCTTAG
- a CDS encoding acyl-CoA dehydrogenase: MIRAAARDFAQKEIAPIAAEFDESGDFPLETIQKMGAMGFMGIEIPEEYGGAGMDTLAYVLALEEICKVDASHGTIMSVNNSLFNYGIYKFGTEAQKEQFLAPVAAGEKIGAYSLTEPMSGSDAATMRSRAVRDGDAYIINGRKSWVTSGPVADFLVLFTMTAPEQGHRGITAFLIDASQPGYSRGKKEPKLGIRASSTSEILFEDYRCPIEHRLGEEGQGFKIAMTVLDAGRIGIASQGLGIAEASYEASLDYVREREAFGQKIGEFQGISFKLADMKTRIEASRLLVYQAALAKQNSKATGGRYTLEAAMAKLFAAETAMFCAHAAVQIHGGMGYSKEYPVERYFRDAKITEIYEGTSEIQRLVIARMETGLR; the protein is encoded by the coding sequence ATGATTCGTGCCGCGGCGCGTGATTTTGCCCAAAAAGAGATTGCCCCGATCGCGGCCGAATTTGATGAAAGCGGCGATTTTCCGCTGGAGACAATCCAAAAAATGGGCGCGATGGGCTTTATGGGCATCGAAATCCCTGAAGAATACGGCGGCGCGGGGATGGATACGCTGGCCTATGTTTTGGCTCTGGAAGAAATCTGCAAAGTCGATGCTTCGCATGGCACGATTATGTCGGTGAATAACTCGTTGTTCAACTACGGCATCTATAAATTTGGCACTGAAGCGCAAAAAGAGCAATTTCTCGCCCCGGTAGCTGCGGGCGAAAAAATTGGCGCCTACTCGCTTACCGAACCGATGTCGGGTTCGGATGCCGCCACCATGCGCAGCCGCGCCGTGCGTGACGGCGACGCGTATATTATCAACGGGCGCAAATCATGGGTCACCAGCGGCCCGGTGGCCGATTTTCTTGTGCTGTTCACGATGACCGCCCCAGAGCAAGGGCACCGCGGCATTACGGCTTTTCTGATTGATGCCAGCCAGCCCGGATATTCGCGTGGTAAAAAAGAACCCAAGCTGGGCATCCGCGCTTCATCAACCAGCGAGATATTATTTGAAGATTATCGCTGCCCGATTGAGCACCGTCTCGGCGAAGAGGGTCAGGGCTTCAAAATTGCCATGACTGTGCTGGATGCCGGACGAATCGGGATTGCCTCGCAAGGATTGGGGATTGCCGAAGCTTCCTATGAGGCCAGTCTCGACTATGTGCGCGAGCGTGAGGCCTTTGGTCAGAAGATCGGCGAATTTCAAGGAATTTCGTTCAAACTGGCCGATATGAAAACCCGCATCGAGGCCTCACGTCTGCTTGTTTATCAGGCCGCGCTTGCCAAACAGAATAGCAAAGCAACCGGCGGACGCTACACCCTCGAAGCGGCGATGGCGAAACTCTTCGCGGCTGAAACGGCCATGTTCTGCGCTCATGCCGCGGTGCAAATTCATGGCGGGATGGGCTACTCCAAAGAATACCCCGTAGAACGCTATTTCCGCGACGCCAAGATCACCGAAATCTACGAGGGCACCAGCGAAATTCAGCGCCTGGTGATCGCGCGCATGGAAACCGGCTTGCGTTAG
- a CDS encoding acyl-CoA carboxylase subunit beta: MSDNPKTQRLRELKAQARLGGGEKRIEQQHKKGRLTACERIDLFLDKGSFREVDAFVTHRTSDFGLDNNKILADSVVTGWGTINNRLVYVFAQDFTVFGGSLGEVHAEKIVKIMDMAMKSGAPVIGLNDSGGARIQEGVVSLGGYADIFLRNTLASGVIPQISVIMGPCAGGAVYSPALTDFIFMVRGSSYMFITGPNVVKTVTHEEVTFEELGGADVHAETSGVCHLAADSEADALFLVRELLSYLPQNNMEDAPFVPTQDDPLRREAELDSIIPDDPSKPYDIKEVINLIVDDRKFFETQPGYAPNIVVGFARLGGHSIGIVANQPAHLAGVLDIDSSEKAARFVRFCDSFNIPILTFVDVPGFLPGTDQEHSGIIRSGAKLLYAYCEATVPKLTLITRKAYGGAYDVMSSKHIRGDVNLAWPSAELAVMGPEGAVEIIFRKELAEAEDPVARKAELVADYREKFANPYVAASRGYIDDVIEPSDSRPRLINALEMLANKRDTNPPKKHGCIPL; encoded by the coding sequence ATGTCAGATAATCCAAAAACTCAACGTTTGCGTGAACTCAAAGCCCAGGCACGTTTGGGCGGTGGGGAAAAACGCATCGAGCAGCAGCATAAAAAAGGCCGCCTGACGGCGTGCGAGCGCATTGATCTTTTTCTGGATAAAGGCTCTTTTCGCGAAGTCGATGCCTTTGTCACGCACCGTACCAGCGATTTTGGCCTTGATAACAATAAAATTCTCGCCGACAGCGTCGTCACCGGCTGGGGCACGATCAATAACCGGCTGGTATATGTTTTTGCGCAAGACTTTACTGTTTTCGGCGGCAGCCTGGGCGAAGTTCATGCGGAGAAAATTGTCAAAATCATGGATATGGCAATGAAAAGCGGCGCGCCGGTGATTGGCCTGAATGACTCCGGTGGGGCGCGTATTCAAGAGGGTGTGGTCTCCCTGGGGGGCTATGCCGATATTTTCTTGCGCAATACGCTGGCCTCAGGCGTTATCCCGCAGATTAGCGTGATTATGGGACCATGTGCTGGCGGGGCAGTCTATTCCCCGGCGCTGACTGATTTCATCTTCATGGTACGCGGTTCATCCTATATGTTCATCACCGGCCCTAATGTGGTCAAAACCGTGACGCATGAAGAAGTCACCTTCGAAGAGTTGGGCGGTGCCGATGTGCATGCCGAAACCTCGGGCGTGTGCCACCTGGCCGCCGATAGCGAAGCTGACGCGCTCTTTTTGGTGCGCGAGCTGCTCAGTTATTTGCCCCAAAACAATATGGAAGACGCGCCATTTGTCCCCACGCAAGATGATCCTCTGCGCCGCGAAGCCGAACTTGATAGCATTATTCCCGATGATCCCAGTAAACCTTATGACATCAAGGAAGTCATCAACCTGATAGTTGATGATCGCAAGTTCTTTGAAACCCAACCGGGTTACGCCCCTAATATTGTGGTCGGCTTTGCGCGTTTGGGTGGGCACAGCATTGGCATTGTGGCCAATCAGCCCGCGCATCTGGCTGGCGTGTTGGATATTGATTCTTCGGAGAAAGCGGCGCGTTTTGTGCGTTTCTGCGATTCGTTCAATATCCCCATTCTGACCTTTGTGGATGTGCCCGGCTTCTTGCCCGGCACCGATCAGGAACATAGCGGCATCATTCGCTCAGGAGCCAAATTGCTATATGCCTACTGCGAGGCCACGGTTCCCAAGTTAACACTGATTACGCGTAAAGCCTACGGCGGCGCCTATGATGTTATGAGTAGCAAACATATCCGCGGCGATGTGAACCTGGCCTGGCCCAGCGCCGAGCTGGCTGTGATGGGGCCGGAGGGTGCCGTAGAAATTATCTTCCGTAAAGAACTCGCCGAAGCCGAAGACCCGGTTGCTCGCAAAGCTGAATTGGTGGCTGATTATCGCGAAAAATTTGCTAACCCGTATGTCGCCGCCTCACGCGGCTATATTGACGATGTCATCGAGCCTAGCGATTCGCGCCCGCGCCTGATCAACGCCCTGGAGATGCTGGCGAATAAGCGCGATACCAATCCGCCTAAGAAGCACGGGTGTATTCCGCTGTAG
- a CDS encoding alpha/beta hydrolase translates to MAMLINDHNLHIETHGPVDGLPVVLLHHGLGSVRAWRNQIPVLAAAGYRVVAYDRWGYGQSDARTHLDAPGFKTDLADLQVILSTFNVQPVTLIGHSDGGTIALYYAAQNPESVAALVTMAAHIYLEPKMEPGIQGIRHNFEHDARFRKGMQLVHGDKYETVFWNWFNGWHTPAAADWDMRSQLAAIRCPALIIQGENDEHATPQHARDIASAIPGAQLWLAPRANHMLPQERAVPFNERLLEFLG, encoded by the coding sequence TTGGCTATGCTCATCAACGACCACAATCTCCATATTGAAACACATGGCCCAGTAGATGGGCTGCCTGTGGTGTTACTGCATCATGGGCTGGGGTCAGTGCGAGCCTGGCGGAATCAGATTCCTGTGTTGGCGGCAGCGGGTTATCGCGTGGTTGCCTACGACCGTTGGGGCTATGGGCAATCGGATGCCCGGACGCATCTCGACGCCCCGGGTTTTAAGACAGATTTGGCCGATTTACAGGTGATACTTTCAACTTTCAACGTGCAACCTGTAACCCTCATCGGTCACAGCGATGGCGGCACAATTGCGCTCTACTATGCGGCGCAAAACCCTGAGAGCGTGGCCGCTCTGGTCACAATGGCCGCACATATTTATCTGGAGCCGAAAATGGAACCGGGTATTCAGGGCATCCGACATAATTTTGAGCACGATGCGCGTTTTCGTAAGGGAATGCAGCTTGTCCACGGCGACAAATACGAAACCGTTTTCTGGAACTGGTTCAACGGCTGGCATACCCCGGCGGCGGCGGATTGGGATATGCGTTCGCAATTGGCCGCAATTCGTTGCCCGGCCCTGATTATCCAGGGCGAGAACGATGAGCACGCTACCCCGCAACATGCCCGCGATATTGCCAGCGCAATTCCCGGCGCGCAACTCTGGTTGGCACCGCGCGCCAATCATATGCTGCCACAAGAAAGGGCAGTGCCTTTTAATGAGCGATTATTGGAATTTTTGGGATGA
- the accC gene encoding acetyl-CoA carboxylase biotin carboxylase subunit, whose protein sequence is MFNKVLIANRGEIAVRIIRACRELGIETVAVYSEADRHALHVRLASEAYLLGPAPSRESYLRGDKIIEIATQSGAGAIHPGYGFLAERADFAQAVLDAGLAFIGPKPSAIAAMGDKGIARATVSAAGVPVVPGTEGDGALSDADLLKLAPEIGFPLLVKATAGGGGKGMREVHNLQEMPVLLQSARREAESAFGDGNVYLEKLVEGARHIEIQILADEHGNVVHLGERECSLQRRHQKLFEESPSPFIGDDEELRQRMGQVAVRAAQAVDYVNAGTIEFLVDRDRNFFFLEMNTRLQVEHPITEAVTGVDIVKEQIRIARGRTLSFTQADVQMNGWALECRVNAEDPYSNFMPSTGKISHLLLPTGPGVRVDTGVFPGSEISPYYDSLISKLIVFGQTRAEAILRMRRALEEYKIVGVRTNIPFHQKLMDSHRFMAGQFDTQFVEKHFDMETSGRARKPLPEIAAIFATLVAHQDTERSTHVIQRNERDTSNWKWVGRWERLHR, encoded by the coding sequence ATGTTCAACAAAGTATTAATAGCCAATCGTGGCGAGATTGCCGTGCGCATTATTCGAGCCTGCCGCGAGCTGGGCATTGAAACCGTGGCGGTATACTCCGAAGCCGATCGCCATGCGCTGCATGTGCGCCTTGCGAGTGAAGCTTATTTGCTGGGGCCAGCGCCTTCGCGCGAATCGTATTTGCGCGGCGATAAAATCATTGAGATCGCTACACAAAGCGGCGCGGGCGCGATTCATCCCGGTTATGGCTTTTTGGCCGAGCGTGCCGATTTTGCCCAGGCTGTGCTGGATGCGGGATTGGCCTTTATTGGTCCCAAACCTTCAGCGATTGCCGCCATGGGCGATAAGGGCATTGCGCGGGCCACGGTGTCTGCGGCGGGTGTTCCGGTGGTGCCCGGCACCGAGGGAGATGGCGCGTTGAGTGATGCCGATCTGCTAAAGCTCGCCCCGGAGATTGGCTTTCCCCTGTTGGTCAAGGCGACCGCCGGGGGCGGTGGCAAGGGGATGCGCGAAGTCCATAATTTGCAGGAGATGCCCGTTTTGCTGCAATCCGCCCGGAGGGAGGCCGAATCCGCCTTTGGGGATGGCAATGTCTATCTGGAGAAACTCGTCGAGGGGGCGCGTCACATCGAAATTCAGATTTTAGCCGATGAACACGGCAATGTGGTTCATCTGGGCGAACGCGAGTGTTCACTGCAACGGCGTCATCAAAAATTATTTGAAGAATCGCCTTCGCCGTTTATTGGCGATGACGAAGAGCTGCGCCAGCGCATGGGGCAGGTGGCCGTGCGGGCAGCGCAAGCCGTGGATTATGTCAACGCCGGGACGATTGAATTTTTGGTAGACCGCGATCGAAATTTCTTTTTTCTGGAGATGAACACGCGTTTGCAGGTAGAACACCCGATTACCGAGGCTGTCACCGGGGTGGATATTGTTAAAGAGCAAATTCGCATTGCCCGCGGGCGCACGCTGAGTTTTACCCAGGCCGACGTGCAGATGAATGGCTGGGCGCTGGAATGCCGCGTGAACGCTGAAGACCCATATAGCAACTTTATGCCTTCGACGGGCAAAATATCGCACTTGCTGCTGCCCACCGGCCCTGGCGTGCGGGTAGATACGGGCGTTTTTCCCGGCTCTGAAATTTCACCGTATTATGATTCGCTGATTTCCAAGCTGATTGTTTTTGGGCAGACGCGCGCCGAAGCCATTTTGCGCATGCGCCGCGCGCTTGAGGAGTATAAAATCGTCGGCGTACGCACAAATATTCCCTTCCACCAAAAATTGATGGACTCGCACCGCTTTATGGCCGGTCAATTTGACACTCAGTTTGTCGAGAAGCATTTTGATATGGAGACATCCGGGCGGGCGAGAAAGCCGCTCCCTGAAATTGCAGCTATATTTGCAACATTGGTTGCGCATCAAGATACCGAGCGTTCAACGCATGTTATTCAGCGCAACGAGCGCGATACCAGCAACTGGAAATGGGTAGGGCGCTGGGAGCGCCTCCACCGCTAA